The segment CCTAACATACACGCTTCAAACTTTATGAACTACACCCGATGACATGAAAACTTAGCTAACACAGCGCGGGATTGCCTTCCCTCCAAGTGTGTTACTACAATAAGGATCCCCGTTACAGGTTTTTTAGCTACGTAGTTCCGCTTGTCTTATTATTTCCCCCGCACAGCGGACACGTAAACAATTCAAACACAAAACAACGACATAACCTGTAAGTCTAACTGTCAGTTACACACAAAGTGGACGAGGATATATTATTCAATCTTTAAAAAACGATATTCTAAAAGGTCTATTCATTTCTGTTCCCCTCACCGTCGAGGCCTCCCTGCTGGCAGCACACCAGGGCCAGGCGATGCAGAGAGCACTGGGGGAGCAGGTGTTTGCCTAAACTGCTGCCCTTCGTGAATATTTTGCCGTACTCCTTGCATTCGTAAGGTTTCTCTCCGTTGTGGATGCGCATGTGAGTGTTCAGGCTCATAGTTGTGAGGATCATGCCACTCAGAGCAATGGAAGCCGACTTCCAGACATATCAAAGGCTTAGTGTCCTTAGGTTTATTGCCCTCTGGTTCGTGACACCAATGAGGCCCCAGTCCCCAAAAATTCAGGTACAGGAATCTGCGGGCACACTGCACacttatccattttagaacaaggctgttacataacaaaatgtggtaaaagttaAGGGTTCCAAATACCTTCCAGAATGccctgtatatacacacagagagaatgaATACTACATGCTTGTCTACCATGTTCAAATGTTTGGTAATGCAATAAAAATCAATCAGTGCAGGTCAATGATGGCTTATGGACTGAAACAAATGTGGTCTCTGTAAGTAACCTTCATTAAAAGTCATGTTTATAACAATACTAGGGGAGTGACCTTCACATATAAGCTCCTCTTCTTCCAAAAATACTctacaaagcaaaaaaaaaaaaaaaactgacaatAATCTTTCAGAATTTATTATCACTTACTAATCCACAGGTCAATCATTCATGAAACCATCTTCTGTACAtaagttatttatttttatacagagcaaaaatatatatatatatatatatatattttttttaaattggtgTTTATAACATCTTAGACATAAGGTCTCTTGTTTGGGGACCTGTGTGGTTCTGGTACCAGTCCCGACCCTGCGTGACATAGGACGTGAAATCTTACaccacttgaagctgggatgtcccTTCTACCATTTCAATCACTCTTCCGACTGTCcaactcctggctgaaccctaTATCACAGCTACTGACAAAGCACATGCCTGCCATCCTTACATCATAATGAAGCAGGACAGTGGTTTCATTACATTAGCACATTCAGAGATTGATTTATAGCCAATAATCTAAACATCTGTTAAATTTAAAATCTGAATTAACATGAGATGAAAGGAGTGTTCCTAAAAAGTGAATATAGTCAAGCTAGAGCTCTATGAGATGTTCACAGCGATAGGGATCAGACATTATAAACAAGCGAAACCTCCAGAAAATATGAATTCTCTAACACTAAACAAATATGTAATTTACAGTTATAAGGAAGATGAAATCTTAGTGTCATTTTAGAATTTAAGCAATATTTAGAAAGAATAGTCATTTCAAAGCCCTATTCATACAATTTTGTCAAATAGGAAATACATAACATTTCAGAATTgtatcatatttgtactgtgtgtACTTGAGCTAGTGTCCACCTCAGCAAtctattactttttttttttataccagaagtgatatttttttttacctttcttTGAGTATGCAACATTACTAGTTATCATTTATGGCCCTCGTGATAATTACTTTTGGGGATTATGTAGATTACATTGAACTGGTTAAACAAACAACCATAAAACAAAAGAGCAATAAAAGTAACAACCTAATGTAGactgagctccaaaagtattgggacagtgaattTTTGTTTTGGTCTTTTGGCTCTGTGCCTACAGCACTTTgtttttgaaatgatacaatgattaTTAGGTTAAAGtgtagactgtcagctttaattagTATTTTTATCCATatgaactgtttagaaattacaccactttttgAACATAGTCCCTTAAAATAGGGGGGCTAAAATAATTGGTACAAATTCCTTTTGTgtagtcaaaagtgtagtatttggtaCTATTGTCCTAGCACATATTGATTACAACAAGATTGTTACTCTACAATGATTACAGATAGTCctgaataatgagtgagaaagcgagagtacagacgcacaaatatcatacccccaagacatgctaacatctTACCATTACAATAACGGGAGGTTAACATTGAGGGGTATGATATTGATGCCTCTAACGTTCTCACTCATTAATCACAATTCATTCAGTtgtatccgtaatcatggtagccaCTAATATAGAACACATACACTATTCTaatttataataaaagtgacaatacattatttaccatgaaTTTCTAATAAGCACAAAATACTCTGACAAACCAAAATAAACAGCAAACGCATCCAGTCACAAGCCTAATGTAagcattgcgtgctaggaatatgggaccaaataattTAACGTTTCCCTTAAAAATGGGGGGATATGTACAAAGAGTCCTGTtctttctaaacggttcacctgatatggatgaatataccctcaaattaaagctgagtctgcactttaacctcagtgattgtatcatttcaaatccaaagtgctgcagGAGAAACAAaacgtgtcactgtcccaatacacGGAGCTCACTGTGACCCAAATGGAGGATTGATAAAACATTGTGAAGTTATCATAGACAGGGGGCAAAATTTAGTTTGAATTTGTTGTCACACATCGATCACTGACTAAAGAGATCAGACTCCCCTCCATTGAATTCATAAGAGTAACGGAGTTTCATAAAAGGTGTTATGTTAATATACATCATTATCATTTAGGTTTATGAAGTCTAAGCAGGTGTTTGGAGAGGTTGGACTTGCGAGCAAAGCTGATAAAGCAGTGGGGGCAGGAATAACGTTTCCCCTTGTGGATTTTCATGTGGCCGTTCACATGACTCTGTTCAtaaaagctcttcccacactctTGGCAGGAGTATGGCTTTACGTCACGGTGAGTGTGGGTCCTCATGTGCAGAGTCAGAGAAGCAGAGCAGATAAAGCGTTTGTGGCATTCAGAACATTCAAATGGCCTCTCCCCAGTGTGGAGGCGCTTGTGTTTGGTCAGATCTCCAGACTGAGTGAAGCTTTTACCGCACTCGGTACAGGTGTATGGTTTCTCACCTGTGTGAGTGCGCTGGTGGTTCTTCAGGTGGTCGAGTCGGGCAAATTGCTTGTCACACACTGTGCAGTGGTAAGGCCTCTCACCAGTATGTGAGCGCAGGTGTACGTTCAGCACCCCAATCCTTATGAACTTCTGCCCACAAACCCCACAATGGTAGTTTTTCTGGTTGTTGTGGATCTTCAGATGCATCTTCAAATAACCTTTGTCAGCAAAGTCTTTACCACACACAGTACATTTGAAAGGTCTCGCCCCGGAGTGTGTGCGCAGGTGAATCTTCAGACTCTCCCTGTATGCAAACTGCCTGTCGCATTGGGAGCAGGAGTACTTCCTCTCACCAGAGTGAACAGTCATGTGCTTCCTGAGGAGGTACTTCTGTTTAAAATCCTTCCCGCAGTCCTGACATTTGAATGGCTTGACCCCATTGTGTATTAACAAGTGATATTGGTAAGCGCCTGTACCTGAGAAGCGCTTGCCGCACTCCTTGCAGACATAAGGCTTTTCTCCAGTGTGGATGCGCATGTGAGTGTTCAGGCTTGTAGGAGTAGTGAGGATCTTGCCACAATCTAAGCATTGGAAGCCGACTTCCTTAATGACCATCTGTTTAGCGTACTTAGGTTTATTGCCCTCTGGTTCATGACACCGGTGAGGCCCTAGGCCCCAACAATTCTCAAAGCTCTTCTCACAGTCTGCGCAACTGATGTGTCCATTGGTGAGAACAACGGCCATTTTGTGCAAACTCTTGCAGTGCTTCAGCAGGCTGCCTAGGTACTTGAATCTGCGGGAACACTGTGGGCAGGTGTGGAATTTCTCCTGAACCCTGTGGGGACGGCCAGTTCTCCTGGGAGGGGCAGGTTTCTGGGGACGGGCAGAGGGGTGGGCCTGGCGGGTGTGGATGTCTAGCTGTCGTGGTGTATGGAACATGCAGCTACAGTGGGCACAGCTGTGTGTGGGGCCGTACACTCTTTTACTCTTTGAGACTTGGCTTTTCAACATGGCCAGGTACTGCTTTTGGTGTTTGGTCTTGATGTGGTTCTCCAGGAAGTAACAGTCAGTAAAGGAGATGGTGCAGTGTGGACAAGGAAAGAACTGAGGAGAACCTGAgagtgagggatagagggagaagagatgGGTACGATAAGAGGGGAGAAAAAAAATGGCAAATGTAATTTTCCTCATTCAATAGTCCTTGCCGATATTAATATGAATGTTCCAATAACCATCACCCatttaaactgcactgttgggagTAGACTGGAGTATGTTAAACAGTATGGCCTGCCTCCATGGTTGTCTTCATCCCTCCTGACATCCGTCTCCTCCTTCACCAAACACACTTTAATATCTCTCAGAAGTGTCTTAACCACCACCTTATGGATTAGAAAGATACAGAAACTACAAGTATGCATTAACAATCTTAATGATCTTGCCACAATACTACACATTAGAAAACACTAATCCTACTTACCTCAGCCAACCTGGTTAGCACTACCACAGGATCCTTGTGGAGTGGACTAGAATCTGAATGATGATTTGAACTGGTGCTCTTTGAGAGTGCTTGGGTACAATCTGATTCATCTCTGCCGGTGGAGTCATCACCTGACTGTGGGTCATGTTCTGTTTGTGTTATACCCAGGTTTCCAAGGCGTTTAGTCCCCATGGTTTTTTTGTGCAGTAGTTTAGTTTTTGAACGTTGTTTGATCTTCATCTTGTTGACTAAAGTCCCTCTAATATCCTCCTTACTGGCATTCTGAGTAGAAAGAGAAGCAGTTTCAGGCTGATGCTCATTAACCAAGACAAGCTAGACTAGGTCAGGAACCGTAAGGGAAACTCTTCTCATGGCACTTCACCatttttgtagcaggttaggagaactgagacagcaggttaggagactgtggttaaggttaggcaaaTGCTCTCCTTACCCGCTATGAAAATCACTTTATATCAAAGTGCCATGAAAAGAGTATCCGGGACCAAAACAGCctatacacatacacaaacactgcAGACTTAGGCTGCTAAGCAATGATGATTACACACAATTCTGCATTATTAGCCAAAATTTGAATCACTCAACTAACAAGACTAGTCGTCTTAAATTACCATAAAACTTAAATTAATGGCACAGGCATTTATTTTATTAAATCACTCTACATAATAGGACATTAGAGACAGGATATTAGAGACAGGATTATTAGAGACAGATCACAAATTTTGCatatgtacaaaaagcttatttctcaaattgcacaaatttgtttacatccctgttagtgagcattcctcctttgccaagataatccatccacctgacaggtgtggcacatcaagaagctgattaaacagcatgattacatttacattttagtcatttagcagacacctatCCAGAGCGAATTAGTCATGAGTGCATACATTTCATAGTTTTTTTTCtccgtactggtcccccgtgggacacaaccctggtgttgaaAGCACCCTGctcaaccaactgagccacatgggatcatacacatgatcattacacaggtgcaccttgtgccggggacaataaaatgccactaaaaggtgcagttttgtcatacaacaatgccacaggtgtctcaagttgagggagtgtgacattggtttcaactgtaccgggcagatggcagacagcgtgtacggcgtgtgggcaagcggtttgctgatttcaacgtgccccatggtggcggtggggttatggcatgggcaggcataagctacagacaatgaacacaactgcattttatctttggcaatttgaacgcacagagatacagtgacaagatcctgaggcacgttgtcgtgccattcatccgccacatTCACCTCATATTTCTTCACAATTCattgaagctgaaaatgtcccagttcttccatggcctacatactcaccagacatgtcaaccaTTGAGCCTGTTTATGATGCTCTGGATCgttgtgtacaacagcgtgttccagttcccgccaatatctagcaacttcacacagccattgaagacgagtgggacaacattccacaagccacaatcaacagcctggtcaACTCAATATAGTCAGATTTTCTGATCCACGACCATGCCATTTttttgtatgtatatatgtgacCAACAGACACATAtccgtattcccagtcatgtgaaattcatagggcccaatgaatgtatttcaaatgACTTATTTccttaactcagtaaaatcttagaaatggtTGCATGTTCAGTGTATTTTCTTAACGCACACAGCTTTGCATAGTTAATTAATTCCAGCATTTTGATCAATTTCTTAATTTCCTGAACTAACGTGTTATCGCTTACACGTCAAGGTTTCTTTATTAGTATGCGTATTACATTTTAAATTAATTTGACTGAAATTATAATATTTGAAAATACATTTTCTGCAGTTATTACTTAATTAAGCCACGATTTGTAGGGATATGTACTAGCAATTTTTTTCTGGCGATATAAACACCAGTAAGCCATTACAGAATCATTTAAACCCAACAAATCAAAACATTAAGTGGTTAACACAATTAGACCTGGCGTATGTGTGCTGTTGCCTGGCTAATAAAAAGGGACAGGCAGCTATTTCAAACGGCGTTTAATTTAACTTACGGATATAGCGGTCTAGAATCTAGCTAGAAGATGGATTTTTTTGTTGAAAGCGGCGTGAGCTAGCTACAAAAACACATCACGTGGCGTGGTTTTGGCGAAACTTGGATAAACCAAATTACGCCGCTTCCTACTTAGCTTGTTCAGCTACATTTGACAATGGTCACCCACCTAACGTTTAACTTTGTTATAAAGACATCAACGACGAGAGTAAACATTTGTTTTCTACACAAAACGTTCACGGGCGAAATAACTTCACTTACCTTCTTCGATTCAAACCAAACACAGTGACCGGAAGAACTCTATTTTGCACTTCCTTGGCATGGGTGTAAACTGACCAATCAGGTAATCATGTAGAAAGATTTAGTCTgctgattgatgaggattttaaaAGGGACACTCGCAGAAAAGTGTGGGTACCTACTGACCTGAAGACAATGAGCCCATATATTCAAAATCTGACCCTAACTGTAACACATTCTGAAATTAAATAGCCTATCAAATCAATTTATataacccttcttacatcagctgatatatcaaagtgctgtacagaaacccagcctaaaaccccaaacaacaagcaatgcaggtgtagaaacacggTTGCTAGGAAAAAAACGGTTTGCACTGCAGCCCAGGAGTGTCCATTATAGAGTGCGTTCGTATTTCACTCTGGAGTGCGGTCGGGGCGTTAGTAAATTCAGAGGATTTAtacttttttggggggtaaatgtaacctttatttaactgtcaTATTGTCCTTTAGTAAATTCAGAGCTTTTCGCTGTCGGAGCGTttagagcgcacactggacgctctggccaatgagtagggttgatccgagccttctgacctcacaacggcagtcaagcacccaagctaactggctaacgttagctagttacttCCAAAACGATAtgacacctcactctgaccattttacttgccctagcagagctggttatgcggttttcatgttatccagagcgttgatgactgtaactgtgctgctggcaacaactgAATTAATTATTTTTTCTCAGTTTGCTGACACCGGCCCTATTCAaccggtgttgagcgttcgtaaatgcatcagttattctgcgctctgaaaTGGGAGATAGCCAGGGCGAATTTTCGAACGCCTATAGTCTTCCCCCACCGATGACGTAACAGGATAAAATGGTCTTCAAAAATGGAATTTGACGCTATTTCAATGTGTTGAACTGACATGAATTGCATAAAATTAGTCTTCCTTAACCGACGTCTCTCTTATTCCACTTAAAAGGAAACATGCACAAGAAAATCACAGAAGTGTGCCATCTTTCCTGGACTTTTAATATTGTCGCCTACTCATCACCAGGACAAAGAGCTTGGCAGGCAACCAACCATCTTATGTACATCACTTGTTctcttcttaaaaaaaaaaaaaaaacgagcaAATGAAAACTGTAAAAAAGTTACTCAGGTAAACAAATACAAGACAAGAAAAATGTAACCAGTCTAATAATGCTTGTGACCAGACTCGAGGGTAGCTGAAGATAGTGTTACAATTTTCCTTAATTAGGAGCAATGTTACTAAACAAGAAAGCTGTTATTTTTGTCATATATTTGATTAAATACATGTAAATGAGAAATCTATCTGAATGACCAATCATTTTGTAGTCTAAtggttgttttgtgtagtgtatCCAGTAGCACCATTCAGATTGTTCCAAGATAATGGGGGGATTCAacttgtagtgattcatatgagAAACCGAAGAAAATTTCCTTCTTAAGAGTGCAAAAAACATCTAACAAAAAATGCCACACCCTCCTTGAAAATAAAACACCTTTTTCATTCATGTTATCTTTCACCAGGAAGATGTAGCTTTGCACATATCTTGTCGCTTTCCTTTGTCTCCATTATAATCTGACAATTTCCATAATTTTTTTTGTTCCACATAATGTAATTGTTTTGTTGTTCCATTTGTAACAAGACAAATCCAAAAAGTTAATTCAGTTCTAATCATAGCCCTCATTGGCTGATAAAAATCATCCAATCAAAAGAGCTAAAAAACAAAACCACAAAAGTTAACACAGTTCATATCAAATAACTGAAATAAAAGCCTTAGAAACTAAACAATACATAGTGTGTTATGTTATTCACTCACAAAATGGCTACAGGGACAGAAGTCTGATAACCTAGTTAAATCCTTCATTTGTAACTAAATCTATTTAAAACAGACATGAAATGTGTCAAAAGTGGAGACGATACACAACAGGATTGTTTAGTGTAGTCCTGGGAGTTCACAAATGCATAAGAACTGAAGACAGACGAGCAGAGAAACAAATACAACAGAAACCGATAAAGAACCATGTAACAGGTCGTGTGAATGAACATGTACAAATATATACTTAGGGTTTTGAGTTAATAAACAGACACGTAGCTTAAAAGCCTGCCATATATTAACATCACTCATCATTACTGCCATGATATAAAAAACAT is part of the Salvelinus fontinalis isolate EN_2023a chromosome 6, ASM2944872v1, whole genome shotgun sequence genome and harbors:
- the LOC129856978 gene encoding gastrula zinc finger protein XlCGF57.1-like isoform X2, with translation MRKITFAIFFLPSYRTHLFSLYPSLSGSPQFFPCPHCTISFTDCYFLENHIKTKHQKQYLAMLKSQVSKSKRVYGPTHSCAHCSCMFHTPRQLDIHTRQAHPSARPQKPAPPRRTGRPHRVQEKFHTCPQCSRRFKYLGSLLKHCKSLHKMAVVLTNGHISCADCEKSFENCWGLGPHRCHEPEGNKPKYAKQMVIKEVGFQCLDCGKILTTPTSLNTHMRIHTGEKPYVCKECGKRFSGTGAYQYHLLIHNGVKPFKCQDCGKDFKQKYLLRKHMTVHSGERKYSCSQCDRQFAYRESLKIHLRTHSGARPFKCTVCGKDFADKGYLKMHLKIHNNQKNYHCGVCGQKFIRIGVLNVHLRSHTGERPYHCTVCDKQFARLDHLKNHQRTHTGEKPYTCTECGKSFTQSGDLTKHKRLHTGERPFECSECHKRFICSASLTLHMRTHTHRDVKPYSCQECGKSFYEQSHVNGHMKIHKGKRYSCPHCFISFARKSNLSKHLLRLHKPK
- the LOC129856978 gene encoding gastrula zinc finger protein XlCGF57.1-like isoform X1 produces the protein MKIKQRSKTKLLHKKTMGTKRLGNLGITQTEHDPQSGDDSTGRDESDCTQALSKSTSSNHHSDSSPLHKDPVVVLTRLAEVVVKTLLRDIKVCLVKEETDVRRDEDNHGGSPQFFPCPHCTISFTDCYFLENHIKTKHQKQYLAMLKSQVSKSKRVYGPTHSCAHCSCMFHTPRQLDIHTRQAHPSARPQKPAPPRRTGRPHRVQEKFHTCPQCSRRFKYLGSLLKHCKSLHKMAVVLTNGHISCADCEKSFENCWGLGPHRCHEPEGNKPKYAKQMVIKEVGFQCLDCGKILTTPTSLNTHMRIHTGEKPYVCKECGKRFSGTGAYQYHLLIHNGVKPFKCQDCGKDFKQKYLLRKHMTVHSGERKYSCSQCDRQFAYRESLKIHLRTHSGARPFKCTVCGKDFADKGYLKMHLKIHNNQKNYHCGVCGQKFIRIGVLNVHLRSHTGERPYHCTVCDKQFARLDHLKNHQRTHTGEKPYTCTECGKSFTQSGDLTKHKRLHTGERPFECSECHKRFICSASLTLHMRTHTHRDVKPYSCQECGKSFYEQSHVNGHMKIHKGKRYSCPHCFISFARKSNLSKHLLRLHKPK
- the LOC129856978 gene encoding gastrula zinc finger protein XlCGF57.1-like isoform X3 — translated: MGSPQFFPCPHCTISFTDCYFLENHIKTKHQKQYLAMLKSQVSKSKRVYGPTHSCAHCSCMFHTPRQLDIHTRQAHPSARPQKPAPPRRTGRPHRVQEKFHTCPQCSRRFKYLGSLLKHCKSLHKMAVVLTNGHISCADCEKSFENCWGLGPHRCHEPEGNKPKYAKQMVIKEVGFQCLDCGKILTTPTSLNTHMRIHTGEKPYVCKECGKRFSGTGAYQYHLLIHNGVKPFKCQDCGKDFKQKYLLRKHMTVHSGERKYSCSQCDRQFAYRESLKIHLRTHSGARPFKCTVCGKDFADKGYLKMHLKIHNNQKNYHCGVCGQKFIRIGVLNVHLRSHTGERPYHCTVCDKQFARLDHLKNHQRTHTGEKPYTCTECGKSFTQSGDLTKHKRLHTGERPFECSECHKRFICSASLTLHMRTHTHRDVKPYSCQECGKSFYEQSHVNGHMKIHKGKRYSCPHCFISFARKSNLSKHLLRLHKPK